A window of Thermanaerothrix sp. contains these coding sequences:
- a CDS encoding DUF1850 domain-containing protein codes for MLVVRDDQGRQVLSRPFYLGSRLVLRSEHSLERSRMEDQVVLCDGNLWIWSTAVRTYNAGIPTEVPSGGAFVKRGEWDVFLGGRRQLPHPFRYRVGNAVFGKNHMFLCGERVDLFKIFPNEVLNFCLETR; via the coding sequence ATGCTTGTGGTAAGGGATGACCAAGGGAGGCAGGTCTTAAGCAGGCCTTTTTATCTTGGCTCAAGGCTTGTACTGCGGTCCGAGCATTCGTTGGAGAGATCACGGATGGAGGATCAAGTGGTGCTTTGCGACGGTAATCTCTGGATATGGAGTACCGCGGTTAGGACTTATAACGCCGGGATCCCCACAGAGGTTCCTTCGGGGGGAGCTTTTGTGAAAAGGGGGGAGTGGGACGTGTTCTTAGGTGGAAGGCGCCAACTTCCCCATCCCTTCAGATACCGGGTTGGCAACGCCGTGTTCGGCAAGAACCATATGTTCCTATGCGGTGAACGGGTGGATCTATTTAAGATTTTCCCAAATGAGGTCTTGAACTTCTGTCTGGAAACCAGGTGA
- the ribF gene encoding riboflavin biosynthesis protein RibF: MIWVMGYFDGFHLGHQLLLKEANRAAKERGRKWGVLSFAAHPKEVLLDKPMGLLFSRRERRFLAGYLEVPVMEEMPFDRSVAEMSPIDFLYLVERKFAPSGVVVGDNFRFGRGRAGDVAVLREFCLKRGWFFKTLRCLEVDGDMVSSTRIRGCVESGAIYDANRLLGYPFMMLGRVVHGDGRGRGLGFPTANISLPPSKLIPGRGVYAAAAWVRGGWRSAALNIGFNPTFQGVRSIRVEAHLVGFDGDIYGSEMAVFPLKMIRDERRFGSSCELIKQMERDVEECRRIFVEVPHEFMDRMGKVLVDSITVAAEARKIP, encoded by the coding sequence ATGATATGGGTGATGGGATATTTCGACGGATTTCACCTGGGTCACCAGCTTCTCTTGAAGGAGGCCAATAGGGCCGCCAAGGAAAGGGGAAGAAAATGGGGAGTGCTTTCCTTTGCGGCTCATCCCAAGGAGGTCCTTTTAGATAAGCCGATGGGACTTCTTTTCAGCAGACGGGAGAGGAGGTTCCTGGCTGGCTACCTTGAGGTGCCTGTGATGGAGGAGATGCCCTTTGACAGATCCGTAGCGGAGATGTCACCCATTGACTTCCTTTACTTGGTTGAGAGGAAGTTTGCCCCATCAGGAGTTGTGGTGGGTGACAACTTTCGCTTTGGCCGCGGTAGGGCCGGTGACGTAGCTGTTTTAAGGGAGTTTTGCCTAAAAAGGGGATGGTTCTTCAAAACCCTCAGGTGCCTTGAGGTGGATGGAGATATGGTGAGCAGCACCAGGATAAGGGGTTGTGTGGAATCCGGCGCCATATACGATGCCAATAGACTTCTAGGCTACCCCTTCATGATGCTGGGAAGGGTTGTCCATGGAGATGGCAGAGGGCGCGGTTTGGGGTTCCCCACCGCTAACATATCCCTTCCCCCTTCTAAGCTCATACCTGGCAGGGGGGTATATGCTGCCGCCGCTTGGGTTAGAGGTGGTTGGCGGAGTGCTGCTTTGAACATAGGCTTCAACCCAACCTTTCAGGGAGTCCGCTCCATCCGGGTGGAAGCTCACCTTGTGGGATTCGATGGGGACATATATGGCTCTGAGATGGCGGTATTCCCATTGAAGATGATAAGGGATGAACGAAGATTCGGTTCCTCCTGTGAACTGATAAAACAGATGGAGAGAGATGTGGAGGAGTGTCGCAGGATTTTCGTAGAAGTGCCCCATGAGTTCATGGATCGTATGGGGAAGGTGTTGGTCGACTCCATCACAGTAGCAGCGGAGGCAAGAAAAATTCCGTAA